Part of the Bacteroidota bacterium genome is shown below.
CAGGAGGAATTACAGAAGAAACTTTGAGAAATTACGCTGAGTGTGGAGTAGATTATATCTCAGTTGGAGCTCTTACGCATTCTGTATCATCAATGGATCTCAGTTTAAAAGCATTTTGATACCATCCTACTGTAGGTAGGTTTATTTACTATTTAGTAGGTGTTAATACAAATACTTTTGCTATTTTAGTCTGACACCAAATAAATTCAAATTGTATTAATAATACATTTCTATGTCGTTTATAGATTATCTCACCAATTTAAGACCTATCCGTAAAGGATTAGTTTACCTTAAAAGATTGAAAATACCAGGATTTGAGGGCCTGTCTATCTATGATTTTATAGAACTGTATGTTATGGGTATAATTAAAGGAGCTCTTTCATCGAGAGCCGGCTCTATTGCCTTTAGTTTCTTCATGGCAGTTTTCCCTTTTACTCTGTTTTTGCTTACTCTTATACCTTATATTCCAATTGAAGGGTTTCAGGATTACCTGTTTACAACTTTAAAAGATGTTTTGCCTGCCGATACCTTTACAACTGTAGAGTTTACGATAAACGATATTATTAATATAAAGCATGGTAATCTGTTGTCTGTCGGTTTTATAATGGCAGCAATATTTGCAACTAACGGTATCAATGCTGTTATTTCCGGTCTTACATATTCCTATCACGATTTAGAGTTACGATCCATTGTTAGTCAGTATATAGTATCTTTCTCTTTGACTTTTATGTTGACTGTATTGTTTATCCTTTCTGTCGGAATTATTATCGTAACAGAACTTATTCTAAATAACTTTACTGAAATAGAACTTATTAAGAATTATATTCCTATACTTATTGAGATAGGCAGGTATTTAATTTTAGCGGTATTGTTG
Proteins encoded:
- a CDS encoding YihY/virulence factor BrkB family protein; its protein translation is MSFIDYLTNLRPIRKGLVYLKRLKIPGFEGLSIYDFIELYVMGIIKGALSSRAGSIAFSFFMAVFPFTLFLLTLIPYIPIEGFQDYLFTTLKDVLPADTFTTVEFTINDIINIKHGNLLSVGFIMAAIFATNGINAVISGLTYSYHDLELRSIVSQYIVSFSLTFMLTVLFILSVGIIIVTELILNNFTEIELIKNYIPILIEIGRYLILAVLLFFSVSLIFYYGPKSNQHWKFISPGAFLTTILIVVISYLFGLYVTNFGQYNKLYGSIGTLLVIMLWIYLNSIVLLIGFDLNASIWNLKQQAKLRALRRKK